A DNA window from Chloroflexota bacterium contains the following coding sequences:
- a CDS encoding ribulose 1,5-bisphosphate carboxylase, translating into MDREEILGLPIALPDGVDYDEYVIGTYLVSYPAALPVPLIAPMLAVEQSTGTWVPVPGETPEVRCQHIAKVIGVYEMPDYESTVPPNLQDRKWFVQVAYPEVNIGEQIPMLLTTVVGNISMGGDIKLVDIRFPEKYVAGFKGPKFGIEGVRKVLGVEKRPLLNNMIKPCTGYTCEVGAELFRKAAAGGCDIVKDDELIADASFNSALERVKSYMKIEKQVYEETGERTLYTVNVTDAIPKVFENAKRAVELGCNALMINYLAVGFPVMQALADDPKINVPILAHMDVAGAFYMSPWHGMSSHLVLGKLPRLAGADVVVIPAPYGKAPVIDYKFKNAARNLSFPLYNLKPTLPMASGGITPSMVPQVMMALGNDIVIGSGGGIHAHPQGPIAGGKAFRQAIDATMQGVPLAEYAKDHKELAISLKEWVDPFSKGIRI; encoded by the coding sequence ATGGATAGAGAAGAGATTCTAGGTCTTCCCATAGCTCTGCCGGATGGCGTGGATTACGATGAATATGTTATCGGCACGTATTTGGTTTCCTACCCGGCAGCGCTCCCCGTGCCACTGATAGCTCCCATGCTGGCTGTGGAGCAGAGCACAGGCACCTGGGTGCCCGTGCCCGGTGAGACTCCAGAGGTTCGTTGCCAGCATATCGCCAAGGTGATCGGCGTCTACGAGATGCCCGACTACGAATCCACCGTACCTCCCAATCTACAAGACAGGAAGTGGTTTGTGCAGGTGGCTTATCCGGAGGTTAACATCGGCGAGCAGATACCCATGCTGCTGACTACAGTGGTGGGCAACATTTCTATGGGTGGCGACATAAAGTTGGTAGATATTCGTTTCCCTGAGAAATATGTTGCTGGTTTCAAGGGACCGAAGTTCGGCATTGAAGGTGTGAGGAAAGTGTTAGGCGTGGAAAAACGTCCCCTTCTTAACAACATGATAAAGCCGTGCACGGGTTATACATGTGAGGTTGGAGCTGAGTTGTTCCGGAAGGCAGCGGCTGGTGGCTGTGACATTGTTAAGGACGATGAGTTGATAGCCGATGCTTCATTCAATTCAGCGCTTGAGCGTGTTAAGAGCTATATGAAGATTGAGAAGCAGGTCTATGAGGAAACAGGTGAACGCACTCTATATACCGTGAACGTAACGGATGCCATCCCCAAGGTCTTTGAAAATGCCAAGCGCGCTGTGGAATTGGGCTGCAATGCGCTTATGATAAACTACCTCGCCGTCGGCTTTCCGGTTATGCAGGCGCTGGCCGATGATCCGAAAATAAATGTTCCTATCCTTGCCCACATGGATGTTGCCGGCGCCTTCTATATGTCGCCCTGGCATGGCATGAGTTCTCATCTTGTACTGGGCAAGCTGCCTCGGCTGGCCGGTGCTGATGTTGTTGTTATTCCTGCCCCCTACGGGAAAGCGCCGGTGATTGATTATAAGTTCAAAAACGCTGCTAGAAACCTGTCATTCCCGTTGTACAACCTGAAGCCGACGTTACCTATGGCATCTGGCGGAATTACGCCGTCCATGGTGCCACAGGTGATGATGGCTTTGGGCAATGATATCGTCATAGGCTCTGGAGGCGGCATTCATGCGCATCCTCAGGGTCCTATCGCTGGTGGCAAGGCGTTCCGTCAGGCGATCGATGCCACTATGCAGGGCGTTCCACTGGCGGAATATGCCAAGGACCATAAGGAATTGGCGATTTCCCTTAAGGAATGGGTAGACCCGTTCAGCAAAGGCATTAGGATTTGA